A window of the Lysinibacillus irui genome harbors these coding sequences:
- a CDS encoding protoporphyrinogen oxidase, translated as MKTVVVLGGGITGLCTMHYLQRQVKENNLDVRLVLVEKNTYLGGKLHSAYEEGFIMETGADSIVARHKGVMELVQELDFEDNLVYNETGISYIYTNNELHAIPADSTFGIPMSLASLEESTLISEQGKQEALKDLTLPNKGFTKESSIGEFLTYYLGEELVKNQIAPVLAGVYSGDLHQLSIASTLPYLIDYKNDYGSIIKGFDANREQFVKAANKKFISFKNGLTSLIDRLEQTLTNVEIIKGVATLHVQKQEDRYTISLANGENIGADYVVLALPNEAVQSLMKDESLNRYFNQFTTASAITIYLGFDVPDAKLPADGTGYIVSHNSNVTCNAATWTSRKWKHTSRDNKLLVRLFYKSINPAYEQLRTMTDEELATVALEDVRKSLGIEEDPTVVNVTKWIDQMPKYDLAHREALQGLLQELNKNYPNLAIAGCSYFGVGIGACIQNGKKIGEELAEELSSF; from the coding sequence ATGAAAACAGTTGTTGTATTAGGTGGCGGAATTACAGGATTATGCACAATGCATTACTTACAACGTCAAGTGAAGGAGAATAATCTAGATGTTCGTCTAGTACTTGTAGAGAAAAATACATATCTAGGTGGTAAGTTACATTCGGCATATGAAGAAGGATTTATTATGGAAACAGGTGCTGATTCTATTGTCGCTCGCCATAAAGGTGTTATGGAGCTAGTGCAGGAGCTTGATTTTGAAGATAATCTAGTTTATAACGAAACCGGCATTTCTTATATTTACACAAATAATGAACTACATGCTATTCCAGCTGATTCTACATTTGGTATTCCAATGAGCTTGGCATCCTTAGAGGAAAGCACATTAATATCAGAGCAAGGAAAGCAGGAAGCATTAAAGGATTTGACATTACCAAACAAAGGCTTTACAAAGGAAAGTTCAATTGGCGAGTTCTTAACCTACTATTTAGGAGAGGAACTAGTAAAAAACCAAATTGCACCAGTTCTAGCAGGTGTGTATTCAGGTGATTTACATCAGCTTTCAATTGCTTCTACTTTACCGTATTTAATTGATTATAAGAATGATTATGGAAGTATCATTAAAGGTTTTGATGCGAACCGTGAGCAATTTGTTAAAGCTGCCAATAAAAAATTTATATCATTTAAAAATGGTTTAACTTCTTTAATCGATCGACTTGAGCAAACATTAACCAATGTTGAAATTATCAAGGGTGTCGCTACTTTACATGTTCAAAAACAGGAAGACCGCTATACAATTTCATTAGCAAATGGTGAAAATATCGGAGCAGATTATGTTGTGCTTGCACTACCGAATGAAGCTGTTCAAAGCCTCATGAAGGACGAATCATTAAACCGTTATTTTAATCAATTTACTACTGCGTCAGCCATTACCATATACTTAGGCTTCGATGTACCAGACGCGAAATTGCCAGCAGATGGAACGGGCTATATTGTCTCTCATAATTCTAACGTTACTTGTAATGCAGCAACTTGGACAAGTCGTAAATGGAAGCATACATCGAGAGACAATAAATTACTTGTACGACTCTTCTATAAGAGTATTAACCCAGCGTATGAACAACTACGTACCATGACTGATGAAGAATTGGCAACCGTTGCTTTAGAGGATGTTCGAAAGAGCTTGGGAATAGAAGAGGATCCAACCGTAGTAAATGTAACAAAATGGATTGATCAAATGCCTAAATACGACTTAGCTCACAGAGAAGCGTTACAAGGGTTGCTTCAGGAACTGAACAAAAACTATCCAAATTTAGCTATAGCAGGCTGTTCATATTTTGGTGTAGGTATCGGAGCTTGCATTCAAAATGGGAAAAAAATTGGTGAGGAGCTTGCAGAGGAACTATCCAGTTTCTAA